The DNA sequence GGTTTGCAATGACGCTGACCATCTCGACCATCTCTGCATAAAGGACACCCGCTGTAATTGTGCTCGGCTATCACTTGCGAGCCCTGCCACACATAATGAGTCAAGCTCATTCCGGGGATTGTCTTGCTCACTCGGCGATTCTGATGATCGTACTTGTAGGTGGCTGTCGTGCCATTGTCCACGCTCACCAGCCGGTTCTCTGCGTCGTAGCTGTAGCTGTGTACTCCGTCGTTAGTGACATTGCCCGCCGCGTCATAGGCGGAGTTGTTCGGCTGGTAGGCCTCGATCTCAGTGACTCGGCTGTAACTGGCCAATGCGCTGGTTACTCGCACCCTGATCTGGTCGGTGGTGATGTTTGAGAAAGAGAACTTCCTCCACACCTTGTTGTTGCCGGTAACCACTCCGTCAGTCACCGCAGTCCAGGCCGTTCCGTTCCAGTACTGGACCTTGAAATCCACTATGCCGTATTGACTGAAGGTCATCGCTTCGGTGGGCTCAGCGGGATTTGTGTAGTTATCCTGGAGGGTGAATACGTCGATCTCATTGATCGTCTTACTCCCGTTGAAGCTCACCTGAATCCAGTCCGGGTAGCTGTCTGCTGTGCCATCATTCCACCCGCCGCCGTTGCCCCAGTTGACGCCCTTTCGGTCTCCGTTTATGACCGAGGATTCCGGATAAGCCGTGCTCAAGGTAGAAGACGCAGTGGCGGTTGCTCCATTAGCTGCCAGCGCCACGTTGGTGCTTGGCGGGGTGTACTGAATTCTGTTGGTGGGAACTCCGCCGCTCTGCTCCAACGCGAGGGATTGAATCTGAGAGCCGCCAGAGACAGCATCCCATACCCCGGTTCGATTGCCCCAGCGGTCATAAGCAAACCTTCTCTGCGCGCTTGATCCGTTACTTGTCTGATTAGATGTCACCAGTCTTCCAAGATTGTCATAAGTGTAAGCCGCGCTCTCGGTCGTCGAGTTGATCGTTCCGCTGATGGACATCAATTGACCTGCGTTGCCGCATGTCCTAGCGACAGGAAATCATTGATATCGCGGAATCATTAGTGCGGAATCATTAGTAAGGATAAGATTGCTATTTAATCCTCTTTACCCCTAATAATGATGGTCTTTTCGCCGGCTTTGGGGTAATTCGGGTTGTAGCGGAAGAGTTCCACTGTGTTGGTTCTTCTATAGTAGGCAAGCTGAAAGATCCTCTTACCTTGTGCAGGACCACTTCCCCCAGTACCGGTAGCTAGAGTCGCCAGTTGTCTTATATCAGTGTTGACCCAGATCGTAAGCGCTGGCTCTTCTGTCAACTTGTCTGAGAGAATCCTGAAGAGAAGACCAAGGTTGCTATCTGTGACTTGACCGGGCTCCATGAGAACGTCTATTGTTCGTTCCCGTTGGTCCTTGTCATAGAAGTCACCTACAACGAGCGCGCAGAAAGGTAGTCCCTCGATTGATCTGGTTTCGTCCCGCTTTACGTCTCTCTCTTGGCCGTTTCCCGAGATCGCGTCTGTAGCCACCAGAAACAAAATGAGTGGCAGTATGACTTTCGTGATCATTGGTACCAAGCCCTCCTTATCGGTAGTCCGCTAGCCCGCTGGCGGTCACGGCGCACCGTGAGTACATAGGCAGACTAGATCCCTCACGGACAACCCTGGTCAATCCAGTTAGTAACATTTCGCCCACCTGTGTTAAGCGTAGCTTGTATGCGGGCGTCATCCCCCCTTAATACGGCATGTAGCAGCTCGTGCATGAAAGTCATACTTTGCCATTCCGCCGTTTCAGCGAAGAAGGCGTTGCCGAAATAGACGTCAACGTTGATTAAGGCGCCCCGTCCACCCCTCCGAGCACTAAAAATCGTGACCGCAATGCTTCCGGCGTTAAACTCCCCTCCGATGGTCGTACCTCTTGGAGTCCGCGTAGCTAGAAGACCGGGGTTAGCCACAGTGTCCTGA is a window from the Acidobacteriota bacterium genome containing:
- a CDS encoding discoidin domain-containing protein produces the protein MSISGTINSTTESAAYTYDNLGRLVTSNQTSNGSSAQRRFAYDRWGNRTGVWDAVSGGSQIQSLALEQSGGVPTNRIQYTPPSTNVALAANGATATASSTLSTAYPESSVINGDRKGVNWGNGGGWNDGTADSYPDWIQVSFNGSKTINEIDVFTLQDNYTNPAEPTEAMTFSQYGIVDFKVQYWNGTAWTAVTDGVVTGNNKVWRKFSFSNITTDQIRVRVTSALASYSRVTEIEAYQPNNSAYDAAGNVTNDGVHSYSYDAENRLVSVDNGTTATYKYDHQNRRVSKTIPGMSLTHYVWQGSQVIAEHNYSGCPLCRDGRDGQRHCKPGEGGRIWWQHMEGRGL